In a single window of the Planctomycetota bacterium genome:
- a CDS encoding sugar transferase — MLLKDGPTGTLPRKAPGRGLLSRLRRPSIEVDIPSRHEVRRRIHRDRLLADRAGRRFVIVLFATPGHAGAVTLAQAIKSRKRETDEFGPAPREVCGKISTAARHCYVAILPETTREGGMAFAKAVLARLPEHQRPQWSVTAYPDASADLYPSEELRDAPAGDTVDVTDGSESGTNATASFHTGLPVWKRSLDVAVAGTALFVLSPLLLLVGLLVKLDSKGPALFWQKRTGLGGRVFWIAKVRTMVVDAERVMKEMNLRDGSEQDGPAFKLRHDPRVTRLGRLLRQTSIDELPQLWNILRGDMTLVGPRPLPVSESDACLPWQRRRLDVTPGLTCIWQVHGRSRVLFDDWMRMDIKYVSESRGLIGLLRDASLLVKTVPAVFLKRGF; from the coding sequence ATGCTGCTCAAAGACGGACCGACAGGCACTTTGCCTCGAAAGGCTCCCGGCCGCGGGCTGCTGAGTCGACTGCGTCGCCCCAGCATCGAGGTCGATATTCCGAGCCGGCACGAGGTGCGACGACGCATCCATCGCGACCGCCTTTTGGCCGATCGTGCGGGACGTCGATTCGTCATCGTTCTGTTCGCCACGCCGGGTCACGCGGGTGCCGTCACGCTGGCTCAGGCGATCAAAAGCCGCAAGCGTGAGACGGATGAGTTCGGCCCGGCACCGCGTGAGGTCTGTGGCAAGATCAGCACCGCCGCCCGGCACTGCTATGTCGCGATCCTGCCGGAAACGACGCGTGAGGGCGGCATGGCTTTCGCCAAGGCCGTGCTGGCCCGTCTTCCCGAACACCAAAGGCCCCAGTGGTCGGTGACCGCTTATCCGGACGCATCGGCAGACCTGTACCCGTCCGAAGAGTTGCGGGATGCCCCGGCGGGCGACACGGTCGACGTGACCGATGGGTCCGAAAGCGGAACAAACGCGACCGCCTCGTTCCACACGGGTCTGCCCGTCTGGAAACGCAGCCTGGATGTCGCTGTCGCCGGCACCGCTCTGTTTGTCCTGTCGCCGCTGCTGCTGCTCGTCGGCCTGCTCGTGAAGCTCGACAGCAAAGGCCCGGCCCTCTTCTGGCAGAAGCGGACGGGGCTGGGCGGACGCGTCTTCTGGATCGCCAAGGTCCGAACGATGGTCGTCGATGCCGAACGCGTCATGAAGGAGATGAATCTCCGCGATGGCAGCGAGCAGGACGGTCCGGCCTTCAAGCTTCGCCACGACCCACGCGTCACACGCCTTGGCCGACTGCTGCGACAGACGAGCATCGACGAGCTTCCGCAGCTGTGGAACATCCTGCGAGGCGACATGACCCTCGTCGGTCCCCGGCCTTTGCCCGTCAGCGAGAGCGACGCCTGCCTGCCGTGGCAGCGACGACGCCTCGACGTCACGCCCGGCCTGACGTGCATCTGGCAGGTCCACGGCCGAAGCCGCGTCCTCTTCGACGACTGGATGCGCATGGACATCAAGTACGTGAGCGAAAGCCGCGGCCTCATCGGTCTGCTGCGAGACGCTTCCCTGCTGGTCAAGACCGTGCCTGCGGTCTTCCTCAAGCGAGGCTTTTAA
- a CDS encoding polysaccharide biosynthesis/export family protein: MSVRTHPILALIAVTLAVSGCTKIDALPRDDAPAIVTTRPVILAPGDVVEFKFYSAPELDDVQQVRPDGAVSLQLVGEVGVAGERPDALRQQLETLYAEHLRDPTITVILRESLGRRVLVGGEVRNPGPIAMPADMDVMEAIILAGGYVPETSAVGHVIVMRDVGDQRVGYRVDLRDAIRGRATTPFFLAAGDTIHVPRSAIANVNTFVEQYVGGVIPDGLRATRQVGNTTYGIDSSLGN; this comes from the coding sequence ATGTCTGTCCGCACACACCCGATCCTCGCTCTCATCGCCGTCACCCTGGCCGTTTCGGGGTGTACGAAGATCGACGCGCTCCCACGCGACGACGCACCGGCCATCGTCACCACTCGGCCCGTCATCCTCGCCCCGGGCGACGTCGTGGAGTTCAAGTTCTACTCCGCGCCTGAGCTGGACGACGTCCAGCAGGTTCGCCCAGACGGAGCCGTCTCACTCCAGCTCGTCGGCGAGGTCGGCGTCGCCGGCGAGCGGCCTGACGCCCTCCGGCAGCAGCTCGAAACGCTCTACGCCGAACACCTCCGCGACCCGACCATCACCGTCATCCTCCGCGAATCGCTCGGCCGGCGCGTGCTCGTCGGCGGCGAGGTCCGGAATCCTGGCCCCATCGCGATGCCGGCCGACATGGACGTCATGGAGGCGATCATCCTGGCCGGTGGCTACGTCCCGGAGACCAGCGCCGTCGGCCACGTCATCGTCATGCGTGACGTCGGCGATCAGCGGGTCGGCTACCGCGTCGACCTCCGCGACGCCATCCGCGGCCGGGCGACCACGCCCTTCTTCCTCGCAGCAGGCGACACCATCCACGTGCCGCGCTCGGCCATCGCCAACGTGAACACCTTCGTCGAGCAGTACGTCGGCGGCGTGATTCCAGACGGCCTGCGGGCCACGCGACAGGTCGGCAACACGACGTACGGCATCGACTCCAGCCTCGGCAACTAG